In Clostridium sp., one DNA window encodes the following:
- a CDS encoding YaiI/YqxD family protein, with amino-acid sequence MKILVDADACPAKHIIEEVASDNGIAVTMYCDMNHVLGSNYSTIKYVDSGFQSVDMVLIGEVGAHDIVVSQDYGVAAMALGKKAYAVSPRGYIYDDKNIDKLLFERHISSKVRRRGGKTPNPKKRTLEDDKRLEKSLERLISMKKNL; translated from the coding sequence ATGAAAATACTGGTGGATGCAGATGCATGTCCGGCAAAGCATATAATAGAAGAGGTGGCATCTGATAATGGTATAGCTGTCACGATGTACTGCGATATGAATCATGTTCTGGGCAGTAATTACAGTACAATAAAATATGTAGACAGCGGGTTTCAAAGTGTTGATATGGTACTTATCGGTGAAGTTGGTGCTCATGATATAGTAGTAAGCCAGGATTATGGAGTTGCGGCCATGGCATTAGGGAAGAAGGCCTATGCTGTAAGTCCCAGGGGATATATATATGATGATAAAAATATAGATAAACTATTATTTGAAAGGCATATATCTTCAAAAGTAAGGCGTAGAGGTGGAAAAACTCCCAATCCCAAAAAAAGAACGTTGGAAGATGATAAAAGGTTGGAAAAATCGCTTGAAAGGCTCATAAGTATGAAAAAAAACCTATGA
- a CDS encoding DUF2812 domain-containing protein, which produces MIKKLKFFLDPFESHEKWLNNMSKKGLKLERISQTGFTYYFSKTEKNKYIYSVEFIANRDINYIQNYRNTLAEFGIKSYIKDFNLLQFSILRLKLRIKFHGNKSPLVTSNDINKEILILQKEKDSYNELSINAYTDEKDLKKYYGNISRLFMYLLLIPVIFLCLIIKNTFVDNNYSLYWLRIFISVLLSIFSGFYIYKASYYKYKSSDITSQQQDNMHKNN; this is translated from the coding sequence ATGATTAAAAAGTTAAAGTTTTTTTTAGATCCATTTGAAAGTCATGAAAAGTGGCTAAATAATATGTCTAAAAAAGGATTGAAGCTTGAAAGGATTTCTCAAACAGGTTTTACTTATTATTTTAGCAAAACAGAAAAGAACAAATATATTTATTCTGTAGAATTTATTGCTAATAGAGACATTAACTATATACAAAATTATAGAAATACTCTGGCTGAGTTTGGTATTAAATCCTATATCAAAGATTTTAACTTACTACAATTTTCAATATTACGTTTAAAGTTAAGAATTAAATTCCACGGTAATAAATCACCTTTAGTAACTTCAAATGATATAAATAAAGAAATTTTAATATTACAAAAAGAAAAAGATTCTTATAATGAATTGTCAATTAATGCTTATACTGATGAAAAAGATTTAAAAAAGTATTACGGAAATATAAGCAGGCTTTTTATGTACTTACTATTAATTCCCGTAATATTCTTATGCTTAATCATAAAAAATACATTTGTTGATAATAATTATTCCCTATATTGGTTAAGAATTTTTATATCAGTTTTACTTTCTATTTTTAGCGGATTTTATATATATAAGGCATCATATTATAAGTATAAATCCAGTGATATTACATCCCAGCAACAAGATAATATGCACAAAAATAATTAA
- a CDS encoding PadR family transcriptional regulator: protein MGKKSRPLTESTFYVMIAFLYENHGYGIKKFLEEKTHGEINLGPGTLYGIINSLDKNGYITSTADTRYVKRNCYVLSEKGKNILTSEFIRIKMLYDFGKKYIN, encoded by the coding sequence ATGGGGAAAAAATCAAGACCATTAACTGAGTCTACTTTTTATGTTATGATTGCATTTTTGTATGAAAATCATGGTTATGGCATAAAAAAATTTTTAGAGGAAAAAACCCACGGTGAAATAAACCTAGGGCCAGGAACTTTATATGGAATTATAAATTCTCTAGATAAAAATGGGTATATAACTTCTACTGCTGATACTAGATATGTGAAGAGGAATTGCTATGTGCTTTCAGAGAAGGGTAAAAATATTCTTACAAGCGAATTTATCCGTATAAAAATGTTATATGATTTCGGTAAAAAATATATAAATTAG
- a CDS encoding polyprenyl synthetase family protein, protein MEFSKICLPIAEELDKVKIELKTITNNIGDNSTRDIFKYFFSSTGKYLRPILTLLSSRAVNNHVLESVEQKLIHLCVGIELIHSASLIHDDIIDGDSTRRNHETLNRVYGDKIALLTGDALYSRAFLIFSDKLPKGFSETMGIVTEVMSASEILNASISNINRETYLKIVEEKTAFFMGVCCGLGAALSGADEKEFNMLLNYGHNLGVTYQILDDYIDKDPVAIKNIDITEAFKFASNAKDSIKNLKDSNYVESLTNLVDYVLDLYKPTIEIKNKLEIRVG, encoded by the coding sequence ATGGAATTTAGTAAAATCTGTTTGCCAATAGCCGAGGAACTTGACAAAGTAAAAATCGAATTAAAAACTATTACTAATAATATAGGCGATAATTCAACGAGAGACATCTTTAAATATTTTTTCTCAAGTACGGGAAAATACCTGCGCCCAATATTAACCTTGCTGTCATCAAGGGCTGTAAACAACCACGTGCTGGAAAGTGTAGAACAAAAATTAATACACCTGTGTGTTGGTATTGAACTTATCCACAGTGCAAGCCTAATACATGACGATATAATCGATGGGGATTCAACAAGACGTAATCATGAAACACTGAATAGAGTTTATGGAGATAAAATAGCCTTATTGACTGGTGATGCATTATATTCCAGAGCTTTTCTTATATTTTCAGACAAACTTCCCAAAGGTTTTTCCGAAACCATGGGAATAGTTACAGAAGTCATGTCAGCATCTGAGATACTAAATGCAAGCATTTCAAATATAAATCGTGAAACATATCTAAAAATAGTTGAAGAAAAAACAGCATTTTTTATGGGAGTATGCTGTGGCCTTGGGGCTGCTTTATCTGGTGCAGATGAAAAAGAGTTCAATATGCTGTTAAATTATGGTCATAATTTAGGTGTTACATATCAAATATTGGATGACTATATTGATAAAGATCCAGTAGCCATAAAAAATATAGATATAACGGAAGCTTTCAAATTTGCATCCAATGCTAAAGATTCCATTAAAAACCTTAAGGATTCTAATTATGTTGAAAGCCTGACTAACTTGGTGGATTATGTACTGGACTTATATAAACCAACTATAGAA
- a CDS encoding glucose-6-phosphate isomerase — MVKKGITLDLSKAEPYLGKSEIEKLRPFVSAAHKMLKEKNGSGSDFLGWIDLPVNYDREEFDRIKKAAEKIRSDSDVLIVIGIGGSYLGSRAAIEMLTHTFYNSISKDIRKSPAVFFAGNNISSTYMSDLLEAVEGKDVSINVISKSGTTTEPAIAFRIFKELLEKKYGREDAKKRIYATTDKNKGALKSLADAEGYETFVIPDDVGGRYSVLTPVGLLPIAAAGIDIDEMIRGAADAREKYDMDDLDKNDAYRYAAARNALFRKGKTIEMMVNFEPCLHYFGEWWKQLYGESEGKDNKGLFPAAGDFSTDLHSMGQYIQQGLRILFETFINVESPRKDVFIKKDSENLDGLNFLAEKSMDFVNNQALRGTVLAHNDGNVPAVVLNVPELTAYYFGYLVYFFEKSCAISGYLTGINPFDQPGVEAYKKNMFALLGKPGYEDRKAELEERLK, encoded by the coding sequence ATGGTGAAAAAGGGTATAACTTTGGATTTAAGCAAGGCAGAACCTTATTTGGGGAAAAGTGAAATCGAAAAATTAAGGCCTTTTGTTTCAGCGGCACATAAAATGCTGAAGGAAAAAAATGGTTCAGGAAGTGATTTCCTTGGATGGATTGATCTGCCCGTAAATTACGATAGAGAAGAATTTGACAGGATAAAGAAGGCGGCGGAAAAGATAAGATCTGATTCCGATGTACTTATAGTAATAGGGATTGGTGGATCATATCTTGGATCAAGGGCAGCTATAGAAATGCTGACCCATACATTCTACAACAGCATTTCAAAAGATATAAGAAAAAGTCCAGCTGTATTTTTTGCAGGAAACAATATAAGTTCTACATATATGTCCGATTTACTGGAGGCTGTAGAGGGAAAGGATGTATCCATAAATGTAATTTCAAAATCCGGAACTACTACAGAACCTGCTATTGCCTTCAGAATTTTCAAAGAGCTTCTTGAAAAGAAATACGGCAGGGAAGATGCCAAAAAGAGGATTTATGCAACTACCGACAAAAACAAAGGGGCATTGAAGTCATTGGCTGATGCAGAGGGCTATGAAACTTTTGTAATTCCGGATGATGTAGGGGGAAGGTATTCTGTTTTGACTCCTGTTGGACTTTTACCTATAGCTGCTGCAGGAATTGATATAGATGAAATGATAAGGGGAGCTGCTGACGCAAGAGAAAAATATGATATGGATGATCTGGACAAAAATGATGCATATAGATATGCAGCGGCTAGAAATGCACTCTTTAGGAAAGGGAAGACCATTGAAATGATGGTTAACTTTGAACCTTGTCTTCATTATTTTGGAGAATGGTGGAAGCAGCTGTATGGTGAAAGCGAAGGAAAGGATAATAAAGGATTGTTTCCAGCAGCAGGTGATTTTTCTACAGATCTTCATTCCATGGGACAATATATTCAGCAGGGATTGAGAATTTTGTTTGAAACTTTTATAAATGTGGAGAGCCCACGAAAGGATGTATTTATAAAGAAAGACAGTGAAAATCTTGACGGACTTAACTTCCTTGCAGAAAAATCAATGGATTTTGTGAATAATCAGGCACTCAGAGGTACGGTACTTGCGCATAATGATGGAAATGTTCCTGCTGTAGTTTTGAACGTACCCGAGCTGACAGCATATTATTTTGGATATCTGGTTTATTTCTTTGAAAAATCCTGTGCAATAAGTGGATATTTGACTGGTATCAATCCATTTGATCAGCCTGGAGTCGAAGCCTACAAAAAGAATATGTTTGCTCTTCTTGGTAAACCGGGATATGAGGATAGAAAGGCAGAGCTGGAGGAAAGACTTAAATAG
- a CDS encoding DUF4367 domain-containing protein yields MNRLKHKKIIIAVTLIFVTLIGTSVFAFNIIRNSTIPNKAMSSKNFNSRVTDFKTKDEVNKNIKVKFKEPKYKHANMKQIHVEGQRQSSSLGSFDLTVTTYKGDDNKYIRIQEAKDTGKPAELLANSKKISINDIDAWIYGDEKGDNYKQIMFWRDGIYYNVASDIDLNELIKVAESIE; encoded by the coding sequence ATGAATAGATTAAAACACAAAAAAATAATTATTGCAGTCACATTAATATTCGTTACTTTAATAGGAACATCTGTATTTGCATTTAATATTATAAGGAATTCAACTATCCCAAATAAAGCTATGTCATCAAAAAATTTTAACAGCCGAGTAACAGATTTTAAAACTAAAGATGAAGTTAATAAAAACATAAAGGTTAAATTTAAGGAGCCTAAATATAAACATGCAAATATGAAACAAATACATGTAGAGGGACAAAGACAAAGTAGTAGTTTAGGTTCATTTGATTTAACCGTAACGACATATAAAGGAGATGATAATAAATATATAAGAATACAAGAAGCCAAGGATACAGGAAAACCGGCGGAGTTATTGGCTAATTCTAAGAAAATATCTATCAATGATATCGACGCATGGATTTATGGTGATGAAAAAGGTGACAATTATAAGCAAATTATGTTTTGGAGAGATGGGATATATTATAATGTAGCATCAGATATAGATTTAAATGAATTAATAAAAGTGGCAGAATCAATAGAATAA